Genomic DNA from Rhodoferax mekongensis:
CCTGCCGGCGAGTCCTCGTTCTATTCCACCTTCACAGGCCCAGCGGTCTATACCGACCTCAAAAAGTACCAGAAGGTGGAGTTCAGCGCTATCAAAAAAGGGAACGCTGACTTTGAGAAAGAGAGCTCCAATGGCTATATCGCCATGGTGCAGCACTACTTTGCCAGCGCCTGGATCTTGCCAGCGGACGTGAAGCGGACCTTCTCTCTGGATGCCAAAGATGTGGGTGCGACCGTCGCTGATTGCTGCTACCGCGCCACCATGATCACGCCGCTGGAAGCCGTGGCCCCCGGTCAAACCAAAGCTGTAGAGGCCAAACTGTTTGTCGGTCCCCAAGAGGAGAAAAAGCTCGAGGCTTTGGCACCCGGCATGGAGCTGGTGAAAGACTACGGCTGGTTGACCATTCTGGCCAAGCCCTTGTACTGGTTGCTCGACAAGCTGCACAGCTTCATCCAGAACTGGGGATGGTCCATCGTGGCCCTGGTGCTGCTGTTGAAAATCGCGTTCTACTGGCTCAATGCCAAGGCATACGCCAGCATGGCCAAGATGAAGGCGGTGAATCCTCGCATCATGGAAATGCGTGAGCGCCTCAAAGACAATCCGCAGCAGATGCAGCAGGAAATGATGAAGATCTACCGCGAGGAAAAGGTCAACCCCATGGGTGGCTGCTTCCCCATCATGATCCAGATTCCTGTGTTCATCGCCTTGTACTGGGTGCTCCTGTCCAGTGTGGAAATGCGCAATGCACCGTGGGTGATGTGGATTCATGACTTGTCATCGCCTGATCCTTATTTCATCCTGCCGGTTGTCATGACCTTGACGACCTTGCTGCAGACGGCGCTCAACCCTGCGCCACCGGACCCCCTGCAAGCCAAGATGATGTGGATCATGCCGTTGGCCTTCAGCGTCATGTTCTTCTTCTTCCCGTCCGGTTTGGTGCTGTACTGGATTACCAACAACATTCTGTCGATTGCTCAGCAGTGGATCATCAACACCCGCATGGGTGTGCCACCCCAGTTCAACCTGCCCAAGTTCAAGTAAAAGGGCCGGTCGCGCGTGCTGTCACGTCACTCTGACCCCATTGCCGCCATCGCCACGGCCTCCGGCCGCGGTGCTGTCGGTATCGTGAGGTTGAGTGGAAAGAGTCTTGGCGCTTTCACGCAGGCGCTGCTGGGCAAAGCCTTGCGGCCGCGAGAAGCGACCTATCTCCCTTTCCCTGACGAAAAAGGCCAGCCTATTGACCATGGGCTGGCCTTGTTTTTTCCGGGCCCCCATTCCTTCACAGGTGAAGACGTACTGGAACTCCAGGCTCATGGCGGGCCTGTGGTGTTGCAGTTGCTGGTCGCCCGCTGTCTTGCACTGGCAAACAGTGTGCAAACAGAGGGCGTCTCAAGCGTTCTGTTGCCTGGTTTGCGCATTGCCGAGGCGGGCGAGTTCACCCAACGTGCCTTCCTGAACAACAAGCTCGATCTGGCCCAGGCAGAGGCCATCGCCGATCTCATCGACGCAAGCACGGAAGCGGCAGCACGCAGTGCCAGCCAGTCTTTGTCCGGCGCCTTCTCCAAGGAAATCGGCATCTTGCGGGATGCGCTCATTCACTTGCGCATGCTGGTAGAGGCGACGCTCGATTTCCCCGAAGAGGAAATTGACTTTCTGCAGAAAGCGGACGCGGTTGGGCAGTTGCAACGCTTGCAACAAGCTCTCCAACAGGTGCTGGCCAAAGCGACCCAAGGAGCTTTGCTCCGCGAAGGTTTGAAGGTGGTCATTGCCGGGCAACCGAACGCCGGCAAGTCATCTCTCTTGAATGCCTTGGCGGGTGCTGAATTGGCCATCGTGACCCCCATCGCAGGTACTACGCGCGACAAGGTGCAGGAGACGATCCAAATCGAAGGCGTGCCTCTTCACATCATCGACACGGCCGGTTTGCGTGCCAGTGATGACGCCGTGGAAAAAATCGGAATCGAACGTGCCTGGCAGGCTATTGAAACCGCAGACGCCGTCCTGTTCCTGCATGATTTGACACGTAGTTCTGCTATCGAATACATAGCTGCTGACGCAGATATAGCGGGCGCTATCGCCGAAAAACTGCCTGCATCCATACCGGTGATCCATGTCTGGAACAAGTCTGACGCAGCGACTCCGGAAACTGGTTTGGAGGGCATCGTTCTCTCTGCCAAGACCGGCGTTGGCCTCGATGCATTGAGGCAAAACCTGCTCACAGCGGCAGGGTGGCAACCAGCACAGAGTGGCGCTTTCATGGCCCGCCAGCGCCATGTACAGGCCTTGCATCTGGTGGGTCAGCATTTGGACATGGCGTCGGAATGGCTGGCCTCCGGTAGCGCTGCCTTGGACCTGTTGGCAGAGGAACTCCGGCTTGGTCAGAATGCCCTGAACAGCATTACCGGCGAATTCGGCGCGGATGACCTGCTGGGTGTCATCTTTTCAAAATTTTGTATCGGCAAATAGCCTGCACTACACTCTGGCGTCGCACAGGAGTCACTCACCTATGTCACTATTCAGCTGGTTTACTCGGACGAGTTCCAACAACTCGCTCGGCACCCGTCACTCAGGTCTCGACCAGATGGATGGAGATCGAGCCTCTGCGCGCCATGGCCGGAGCAAATCAGCTTCAGGCGCGTCATCGGGAATGACGTCTGCCCGACGCAGTGAGCGGCTTGAGCGGCGAGAGTTGTTGTACGCCGTGGTGCGCGAATCGATGACGGGCGCCGGCATGCTGTCGAGCAGCTACAAGTTCAAGGTGCTGTCATTGGACTCTCGCGGGCGCCAGTACCTGATCATGATGGATATGGCGGCCCGCAATGTGAGCGACCCCGCCCGCTTGGCTGGCATCGAGACTCACATCGCCAAAATTGCCAAAACCCGCCATGACCTTTTGGTGACGGCTGTCTACTGGCGCGTGAATGAGCATGTGAGCTCCAGCCTGTCGCATACCCAGGACGATCATGTCCGTACGCTACCGACACCCCGTCGATTTGAACCTTTACAACCCTCGGAGGTTGCAGCGTTCAAGCAGGCGCTGGCGTCTGTGCCGGCCCCGGCCAAGTTGTCGGCGCCTGGCGAGATCATGAAGTCATCCCGTCGCAATCCACAGCCATCCCGATTTGCAGATACCGAGATTGACGAACGCCAATCTCCCCTCAGTGGCACCCAGTACGGCGAGTTGAACTGAGGGCGACGCCGATTTCGCAGCTTAGTGACCTGCGAAATCCACCAAGGTGAACAAAGGCAGACCGGCTTCCCGCAGCTTGTCGGATCCGCCTAATTCCGGCAAGTCCACAATGGCGGCGCCTTCCATGACGTGCGCACCCAAACGCTCAAGCAACTTCTTGCCTGCCATCATGGTCCCGCCGGTGGCGATCAAGTCGTCAATCAGCAGCACGCGGTCGCCCTTTTTCACTGCGTCGGTATGGAGCTCCACAGTGGCGCTGCCGTACTCCAGCTCGTAGGTTTCTTCAACCGTGGTGAAAGGCAACTTACCTTTCTTGCGGATGGGTACGAAACCGATATTCAATTCGTAGGCCACCACGGCCCCGAGGATGAAACCGCGCGCGTCAAGCCCGGCCACTACGTCCGGTCGCATGGTGGGGTCCATGTAGCGGTGCACAAAGGCGTCAATCAACACCCGGAAAACCTTGGCATCCTGCAGAAGCGGCGTGATGTCACGGAACTGCACGCCTGGCGTAGGCCAGTCGGGGACAGTGCGGATATGGTCACGGAGGTACTGATTGATGCTGAGGTGTTGCATAGGAATTCAAAGAAAAGGCGCCAGAGTGGCGCCGCGCTATTGTGCGCCGAAGCGTCGATAAGATTAAGCACCTTTGAGCAGTTTTTGCTCAGCACTTGCCAAATCGACGGCCTTGCCGCTCAGGACCAGGGTATCACCCGCCATAAGGCGAGTCTGCGCATCGGGTGAGACAGTTTTGCCATCCGCACGTCGCAAACTGACCAGACGTACACCCAAGCGTTCCAGACCGAAATCACCTATCAACTTCCCGGCAGATTTCGTCCCCATGGGCAGACTCACGGTGGCCAGCCGTTCGTTCTGCAGCTCGTCGACAGAGTTGTCATCCGCACCGTGGAAGAAACCGCGCAAGAGGTTGTACCGTGCATCACGCTGATCCTGCACGATGCGGATCACCCGTCGCATAGGCACACCCACCAGTGCAAGCGCATGGCTGGCGAGCATGAGTGAGCCCTCGATGGCCTCGGGAACCACTTCAGTGGCCCCAGCTTCCTGCAGCTTTTCCAGATTCTGGTCATCCTGGGTGCGAACAATGACAGGTACCTGTGGCGCGTGTGAACGGGTATTGGCAAGTACCTTGAGAGCGCCATTGGTATCCAGATAGGTGATGACCACGGCGCTGGCTCGCGCAAGACCGGCTGCCATCAGGGCTTGCAAGCGGGCTGCGTCTCCGAACACCACGGAATCCCCTGCTGCTGCAGCCTGGCGTACCCGATCCGGGTCCAAGTCCAGCGCCATATAAGGTATCCCTTCGCCCTCCAGCATGCGTGCCAGATTCTGGCCGCAGCGCCCGTAGCCGCAAATGATGACGTGCTGGTTGGCGTTGATGGACTTGCGCGCAATCGTCGTCATTTGCAGGGATTGCTGCAGCCACTCGCTGCTGACCAGTTTCATGACGATACGGTTGGCATTCATGATGATGAAGGGGGTCGCCAGCATCGATAGCACCATGCCTGCCAGGATGGGATTCAACAGCTCGGGGGGAACCAAGGCATTTTTCTGGGCCAGTGTCAGCAGCACAAAGCCGAACTCGCCGGCTTGTGCAAGATAGAGCCCGGTACGCAAAGACACCCCCGCTGTCGCGCCAAGGCCTCTTGCAATCAGCGCTACCAGGGCGGCCTTGAAGAGGGTAGGTACCACCAGCAGCAGCAAAACCAGTGGCCAGCGCTCCAGGACCAAGCGCCAATCCAGCAGCATCCCGATACTGATAAAGAAGAGCCCCAGCAGTACGTCGTGGAACGGCCGGATGTCGGTTTCCACCTGGTGCTTGTATTCCGTCTCGGAAATCAGCATGCCCGCAATGAAGGCACCCAAGGCCAAGCTCAAGCCAGCCAACTCCGTGAGCCAGGAGAGGCCCAGCGTGATCAGCAGCAGATTGAGTACAAACAGCTCATCGCTCTTGCGGCGCACCACGACCGTCAGCCAGCGGCGCATGACATGCTGCCCGCCCACCAGCAAAACGGTGACTAGCACTGTAGCTTTGAAGGCTGCGAGCGCCAACGCTTCCATCAAGCGCTCCCCGGATGCACTGAGGGCGGGAATCAGCACCAGCAGTGGCACCACTGCCAAATCCTGAAACAGCAAAACGCCCATCACGCGTTTTCCGTGTTCAGACTCCATTTCCAGCCGCTCCACCATCAGCTTCACCACAATCGCGGTGCTACTCATGGCCAGCGCACTGGACAGGGCCAGCGCCGCTTGCCAACCCAGATGCCAAGCGCCTGACAGCCAGATAGACAGGCCGAGCATGAGCCCCGTGGCCAGTAGCATGGTTAGCGCCACCTGCAAAAGCCCCAAGCCGAACACGTGCTGGCGCATCGCCCGTAGACGCGGCAAATTGAACTCCAGCCCGATCACAAACATCAGAAATACGACGCCGAATTCCCCCAAGTGCCGCACGGCCTCGGAGTTTTGGGACAACGCGAGGGCATTGGGACCAATCACCACGCCGACAGCCAGATAGCCCAGCATAGGCGGCAATTTCAATGTGCGGCAGATCACCACTCCCATCACGGCGGCGAGGAGGTAAAGCAGGGTGATTTCTAAACCGGTCATAGGCGGATACTAGCAAGAGACATGCGCTCTATAAAATGCTCGGATGACAGTACCTTCCCTCATTGCATCCAGCTTTGATGCGCAGCGCGCCATTGCCCTCGCCAACGAAACCTTCGACATCGAAGCTGCAGCCGTTCAGGGGCTGAAAAGCCGTCTTGGTGAAGGCTTTGTGAGGACGGTGGAACGGGTGTTGACGATCTCGGGGCGCGTGGTGGTCATGGGGATGGGCAAAAGCGGTCATGTGGGTCGCAAGATTGCAGCTACTCTTGCATCCACCGGTACTCCCGCCATGTTTGTGCACCCTGCTGAGGCCAGTCACGGTGATCTGGGCATGGTGACCGTTGCAGATCTGGTGCTCATGATTTCCAACAGCGGAGAGTCCCAGGAAGTGGCGGCGATTCTTCCGGTACTCAAACGCTTGGGAGTACCGTTGGTCGCCATGACAGGCAATGCACGTAGCACCATGGCCCAGCATGCCGATTTCTGGATCGACACCGCGGTGAGTAAAGAGGCCTGCCCCCTGAATCTCGCGCCTACAGCGAGCACGACAGCACAACTGGCCATGGGCGATGCCCTGGCCGTGGCACTGTTGGACGCCCGGGGCTTTCGCGCAGAGGACTTTGCCCGTTCGCATCCCGGTGGTGCATTGGGTCGCAAACTGCTGACCCATGTGTCGGACGTCATGCGCAGTGGGGATGCCATTCCGCGCGTAATGCCGACGGCGACATTCAGCGAAGTGATGCGTGAAATGAGCGCGAAGGGCTTGGGCGCTGCCGCAGTAGTGAGTGAAGACGGGGCTTTGATGGGCATCTTTACCGACGGAGACTTGCGCAGGTTGGTGGAACAAGGTGCTGACCTACGCGCCAAAACAGCGATGGAGGTGATGCATGCCAATCCTTGCACCATCCCGGCCCATGCTTTGGCGGTAGACGCGGCTGACCTGATGGAGGCCCGCCGCATTACCAGCGTATTGGTGGTAGACGATGCCGGGCGCTTATGCGGTGCCATCAATAGCAATGATTTGATGCGGGCCAAGGTGATCTGATGAAACCACTGCTGAATTTCCCGCCGGATCTGCTTCTGAAAGCGCAGAACATACGCGTTCTTTTTCTTGATGTGGATGGTGTACTCACAGATGGCGGATTGCAATTCACCGCCGAAGGCGAGACCAGCAAGCGATTCAACACCTTGGATGGCCATGGTCTCAAGTTGCTGCAGAAGGCCGGCATTACGCCTGCGGTGGTGACCGGCCGGGATTCGCCCGCGCTGCGGCTGCGCCTTCAAGCCCTGGGCATCGAACAGGCCCGTTTCGGCACTGAAGACAAGCATCCAGCAGCGCAAGAAATCCTGAACGCATTGGGATTGGGCTGGGAGCAGGCTGCCGCCATGGGCGATGATTGGCCGGACTTGCCCATGATGTTGCGCTGTGCATTTGCTGCCGCGCCTCCGAATGCGCATGTGGAGGTCAGCGGTCGCGCTCACTACATTACTCATACTGCCGGCGGAAACGGGGCGGTACGTGAAGTTTGCGACTTGTTGATGGTGGCCAGTGGCCGCTATGTGGATCTTTTAGAGCCGTATCTTTCGTGAAAAATTTTTTCTACGGTGCTTGGGAACGGCTGATGCTGTACCTCCCCGTTCTGGTAATGGGGGTGTTGGCGCTGGGAACCTATTGGTTGGTTCGTAGTACACCGGTAGTTGAGCACAATGCACCTGAACGGGTACGAGGCCATGAACCGGACTACTTCATGCATGGCTTCAGCGTGAAGTCCTTCGATCCTGCGGGCAAGCTCCGGTCAGAGGTGATGGGTGACGTCGCCCGTCATTACCCGGATACCCAATGGCTGGAGATAGACGCCATCCGAATCCGATCCTTTGATGCCGAAGGTCGCCTCACCACCGCATCAGCCAACCGCGGCCTGACCAATGAGGACGGCTCTGAGGTGCAGCTGATTGGTAATGCCATCGTAGTGCGCGAGGCAATAACGGCAAGCAAGGGGAAACCGGAACAGGTGCGAACCGAATACCGGGGCGAGTTCTTGCATGCTTTCATGGACACTGAGCAAGTGAAGTCGAACAAGCCGGTTGAACTGCGGCGTGGCAAAGACGTTTTCACCGCAGATGCCATGGACTATGACAATGTGCAGCAAGTGATCTTGCTGCGAGGTCGCGTTCGCGGCACCTTGACTCCTACAACACGGTAGCCCAGTTTCCGAGGACTTCTATGCCACCGCTTATTTTCATTACCGGCGCTTCCAGTGGAATCGGCCAGGCTTTGGCCAAACGCTTTTATGACGCAGGCTATTCGCTGGCATTGGTGGCGAGGCGAACCGCAGAGATTGAGCGCTGGGCGACCGCGCAACGGCTGGATGCACAGCGCTTCAAGGTCTACAGCGCAGACGTAGCCGAACCCGACAGCATTGTGGCTGCGGGTCGTGCCTGTTTGAGTGCCCAGGGCGTACCGGACGTAGTCGTGGCCAATGCGGGCATCAGCATCGGTATGGATACGGGCATTCGCGGTGATATTGACGTCATGCAACGGACCTTTGCCACCAATAACATCGGTCTGGCGGCGACCTTCCATCCCTTCATAGCTGCCATGGAACAGCGCGGTTCGGGCCGGCTGGTAGGCATCGGCAGTGTGGCCGGCATCCGTGGCTTGCCCGGGCACGGAGCCTACTGTGCAAGCAAGGCGGCCGTCATTGCCTATTGCGAATCACTGCGGGGAGAGTTACGAGCCAGCGGTGTCAAGGTGGTCACCATTTGTCCAGGCTATATAGATACGCCATTGACGAGGCAAAACCGCTATTCCATGCCGTTTTTGATGACTGCAGATGATTTCGCTGCACGTGCCTTTGACGCCATTACGCAGGGGGTACGCTACAAAGTGATTCCGTGGCAAATGGGCTGGGTAGCCAAGCTGTTGCGTGCTTTGCCGGATGCCTTGTTTGACAAAGCTTTGGCGGGGCGCCCCCGCAAGCGTCGCATCGATGAGGCGTAACCGACGAGTGAGACAGGCAAAACAAAAGGGACCCGAAGGTCCCTTTTTTGATCTGCAGATGCAGTTCCTGGCTTAGTAGCTGGAACGGCCACCGCCGTAGCCGCCGCCACCGGAACGGTCACCGCCGCCGCCGTAGCCGCCGCCACCGGAACGGCCACCGCCGCCGAAGCCGCCGCCACCGGAACGGCCGCCGCCGCCGTAGCCGCCACCACCAGCGCCGCCGCCGAAGCCGCCGGAACGGGGAGGACGTGGCTCCATGGGACGTGCTTCGTTCACGACCAAACCGCGGCCGCCGAACTGTTGACCGTTCATGGCGCTGATAGCAGTTTGTGCTTCAGCATCGCTGCCCATTTCCACAAAGCCGAAGCCCTTGGAGCGGCCGGTGTCGCGTTCCATCATGACTTTGGCGCTGGAAACGGAACCGTGCTGGGAAAACGCTTGTTGCAGGTCTTCGTCACGGAAAGAATAAGGCAGGTTGCCTACGTAAAGTTTGTTGCCCATGGATGGACTCCTCAAAATAACTCAAAACGCGATGGAGTCCTTAACCGCAATCAACAAACCATTGAAGACTTAAAGCAGACGCGAAACTGACTAATCACCGCAAACTTGCACACCGATATTTCGGCAATGCCAAACCATTATGCGTTACTTTGTTGAGGAATCCTAGTTTTTCTTGTTTTTTCAGGTTAGCCGGCAGAATCGGCATCGTTTTCGCTGTAATGGCGCCACTGGCGCATGCTGTTGCGCAGGGTCAGCATCTGCTTTTCAAAGCGGGGGCAGGCCTTGCAGGCTGCGAGATGGAAATACAAAGCCACGCGATCCACCACCGGCAGGGCGCGATCTTCCCTCGCCACCATCAAGGCGGTCGCTTCTTTGCATGTACGGCGCAGCAGCTTCACAAGGCACCTGCTTTCTGGAACCAATTCACTTCAAGACATTCCCGGAGCCTCAAGCGGGCACGGTGGAGTTGGACGTAGAGATTCGTCGGGGTCAGGTTGAGTTCCTTACAAATTTCTTCGCTGGACAACTCCAGCCATTCGCGCATGAGAAACAGCCGCCCTTGCGCGGCGGGTAGTTTTTCCGTGCAGGCTTCCAGAATTTCAAAGAACTGCCGGCTGCTGGTTTGTTGTTCCGGGTTGCCCCAATCCGCAGGTGTTTCCACAAAGTGCCCATCCGCCTTGAAGTTCAGCAGCTCCAGCGGATCTGTATCTTCATCCTCCGAACTGCCCAACCCCGTGACTTCGCGGCCGTGGTGGCGCAATGCGTCCACGACCTTGTGTTTGAGGATGCCAACCAGCCAGGTTTTGAGCTGCGACCGGTTGTCGAATGCTTGCGGTTTGGCCAGCGCTGCCAGCAGGGTTTCTGAAACAGCATCCTCTGCCCACGCTTCATTGCGCAGTTGCAAGCGGGCGAATTTGTACAGATAGTCGCGATGTTCTGCGACCTGGTCTTCGTAGCGGGTCATGGCGTGCTCGCGGAGTGTGATGCGCAGTGTAATGGGCGAGTTTTGAAATTTTTTTGCGCGGAGTGTAAGAAAGCACGTGGCAGCAGGACTAAACGTCAACCACAGCGCCAGAGCGCACCGCACCGGAGGCTGAATGGTTGTTTTCATTGATGCAATTACTCAAGGAGTTTCGACATGAACCAACGTGCCCTGCTTGCCGCTACCGCCGCCACCCTGATGTCCCTCACCCTGGCGTCTGCCCCTGTTGCCGCCCAGGAAAAAGAGAAATGCTTCGGCATTGCCAAGGCCGGTCAAAACGACTGCGCAAACGCTTCCGGTACCCACTCGTGTGCCGGCCAGTCCAAAGTGGACATGGACAAGGGCGAATGGAAATATGTGGCCAAAGGCACCTGCGAAAAAATGAAAGGCAGCCTGATGGCGCCCAAGATGTAATTCCACATCGATTGCATTTCCAAGTCCGCCCCCACGCATACCCGCTCATGCAAGCACCAAAGGCCCCGGCCTTGTCCGGCGACATTCAGGCCGGTATCGGGTGGCGGCACCCTCATTACGCGCAGTTGCTGCAACAGCAGGCTTCGTTGGACTTTCTGGAAGTCCACTCCGAGAATTTTTTTGCCCGCGGTGGCGCCAGCCTGGCGGTGTTGGAACAGGGGCGTGCCCTGTATCCGGTCAGTCTGCACGGCGTGGGCCTCTCATTAGGATCGGCCACGGGGCTGGACCCTTGGCATCTGGACCAATTGGAGGCACTGGTACGCCGCATCGACCCGGTGAGGGTCAGCGACCATGCCAGCTTTGCCCGCGCGCCTTGGGGTTCGGTCGCCATGGTGCATGCTGCCGACCTTCTGCCATTGCCGTTCAGTGACGAAGCGCTGGACACGCTCTGTGCCAACGTGCAGCGTGTGCAAGATCGCTTGCAGCGCCGCTTCATGGTGGAAAACCTGTCGGCCTATCTGCAGTGGCGCCCGGTGCCTGGCGAGCAGGAATGGACTGAGCCGGATTTCCTCAATGCCTTGGCCCGGCGTACCGGCTGCGAGTTGCTGGTCGATGTGAACAACATCTACGTCAATGCCCTGAACGCACAACTGCAGGGCGATGCCCGCGATCCGGTGGCCGCATGCTCTGCCTGGCTGGATGCCATCGACCCCGCTTCGGTGGGCGAGCTGCATGTGGCCGGCCATTGCGAGGTGAATGACGCGCACGGCCACATCGTGATCGATGACCACGGAAGCCGAGTCTCCGACGCGGTGTGGGCGGTCTACCGCCATGCCATCCGGCGCTTTGGCGCGGTGCCTACACTGATGGAGTGGGACACCGACGTGCCAGCCTTGGAAGTGCTGCTGGGTGAAGCAGACGTGGCGCGCCAGATGGCACAAACCGCCTTGCAGCAAGCCGAGGCGTGCGACGCATG
This window encodes:
- the yidC gene encoding membrane protein insertase YidC — translated: MNDIRRTILWVIFGFSMVLLWDQWQIHNGKQATFFPNPAQKAASAPAPAVSASAGLPVAPVAAGQAPVSTSAPALASERFEVSTDVLKLTFDTLGGSLVRSEFLQYLDSNDKSRNFVLLDDTKDRYYQAQTGLIGGAAPDSFPTHKSVMAVSGDKSLKDGQDELKIVFTSQDTGGIKLVKTYTLRRGAYDIAVKHEVVNTGATALNPQLYLQLVRDGNKPAGESSFYSTFTGPAVYTDLKKYQKVEFSAIKKGNADFEKESSNGYIAMVQHYFASAWILPADVKRTFSLDAKDVGATVADCCYRATMITPLEAVAPGQTKAVEAKLFVGPQEEKKLEALAPGMELVKDYGWLTILAKPLYWLLDKLHSFIQNWGWSIVALVLLLKIAFYWLNAKAYASMAKMKAVNPRIMEMRERLKDNPQQMQQEMMKIYREEKVNPMGGCFPIMIQIPVFIALYWVLLSSVEMRNAPWVMWIHDLSSPDPYFILPVVMTLTTLLQTALNPAPPDPLQAKMMWIMPLAFSVMFFFFPSGLVLYWITNNILSIAQQWIINTRMGVPPQFNLPKFK
- the mnmE gene encoding tRNA uridine-5-carboxymethylaminomethyl(34) synthesis GTPase MnmE, with the protein product MLSRHSDPIAAIATASGRGAVGIVRLSGKSLGAFTQALLGKALRPREATYLPFPDEKGQPIDHGLALFFPGPHSFTGEDVLELQAHGGPVVLQLLVARCLALANSVQTEGVSSVLLPGLRIAEAGEFTQRAFLNNKLDLAQAEAIADLIDASTEAAARSASQSLSGAFSKEIGILRDALIHLRMLVEATLDFPEEEIDFLQKADAVGQLQRLQQALQQVLAKATQGALLREGLKVVIAGQPNAGKSSLLNALAGAELAIVTPIAGTTRDKVQETIQIEGVPLHIIDTAGLRASDDAVEKIGIERAWQAIETADAVLFLHDLTRSSAIEYIAADADIAGAIAEKLPASIPVIHVWNKSDAATPETGLEGIVLSAKTGVGLDALRQNLLTAAGWQPAQSGAFMARQRHVQALHLVGQHLDMASEWLASGSAALDLLAEELRLGQNALNSITGEFGADDLLGVIFSKFCIGK
- a CDS encoding adenine phosphoribosyltransferase, whose product is MQHLSINQYLRDHIRTVPDWPTPGVQFRDITPLLQDAKVFRVLIDAFVHRYMDPTMRPDVVAGLDARGFILGAVVAYELNIGFVPIRKKGKLPFTTVEETYELEYGSATVELHTDAVKKGDRVLLIDDLIATGGTMMAGKKLLERLGAHVMEGAAIVDLPELGGSDKLREAGLPLFTLVDFAGH
- a CDS encoding monovalent cation:proton antiporter-2 (CPA2) family protein, producing the protein MTGLEITLLYLLAAVMGVVICRTLKLPPMLGYLAVGVVIGPNALALSQNSEAVRHLGEFGVVFLMFVIGLEFNLPRLRAMRQHVFGLGLLQVALTMLLATGLMLGLSIWLSGAWHLGWQAALALSSALAMSSTAIVVKLMVERLEMESEHGKRVMGVLLFQDLAVVPLLVLIPALSASGERLMEALALAAFKATVLVTVLLVGGQHVMRRWLTVVVRRKSDELFVLNLLLITLGLSWLTELAGLSLALGAFIAGMLISETEYKHQVETDIRPFHDVLLGLFFISIGMLLDWRLVLERWPLVLLLLVVPTLFKAALVALIARGLGATAGVSLRTGLYLAQAGEFGFVLLTLAQKNALVPPELLNPILAGMVLSMLATPFIIMNANRIVMKLVSSEWLQQSLQMTTIARKSINANQHVIICGYGRCGQNLARMLEGEGIPYMALDLDPDRVRQAAAAGDSVVFGDAARLQALMAAGLARASAVVITYLDTNGALKVLANTRSHAPQVPVIVRTQDDQNLEKLQEAGATEVVPEAIEGSLMLASHALALVGVPMRRVIRIVQDQRDARYNLLRGFFHGADDNSVDELQNERLATVSLPMGTKSAGKLIGDFGLERLGVRLVSLRRADGKTVSPDAQTRLMAGDTLVLSGKAVDLASAEQKLLKGA
- a CDS encoding KpsF/GutQ family sugar-phosphate isomerase, producing MTVPSLIASSFDAQRAIALANETFDIEAAAVQGLKSRLGEGFVRTVERVLTISGRVVVMGMGKSGHVGRKIAATLASTGTPAMFVHPAEASHGDLGMVTVADLVLMISNSGESQEVAAILPVLKRLGVPLVAMTGNARSTMAQHADFWIDTAVSKEACPLNLAPTASTTAQLAMGDALAVALLDARGFRAEDFARSHPGGALGRKLLTHVSDVMRSGDAIPRVMPTATFSEVMREMSAKGLGAAAVVSEDGALMGIFTDGDLRRLVEQGADLRAKTAMEVMHANPCTIPAHALAVDAADLMEARRITSVLVVDDAGRLCGAINSNDLMRAKVI
- a CDS encoding KdsC family phosphatase — encoded protein: MKPLLNFPPDLLLKAQNIRVLFLDVDGVLTDGGLQFTAEGETSKRFNTLDGHGLKLLQKAGITPAVVTGRDSPALRLRLQALGIEQARFGTEDKHPAAQEILNALGLGWEQAAAMGDDWPDLPMMLRCAFAAAPPNAHVEVSGRAHYITHTAGGNGAVREVCDLLMVASGRYVDLLEPYLS
- the lptC gene encoding LPS export ABC transporter periplasmic protein LptC, producing the protein MLYLPVLVMGVLALGTYWLVRSTPVVEHNAPERVRGHEPDYFMHGFSVKSFDPAGKLRSEVMGDVARHYPDTQWLEIDAIRIRSFDAEGRLTTASANRGLTNEDGSEVQLIGNAIVVREAITASKGKPEQVRTEYRGEFLHAFMDTEQVKSNKPVELRRGKDVFTADAMDYDNVQQVILLRGRVRGTLTPTTR
- a CDS encoding SDR family oxidoreductase; its protein translation is MPPLIFITGASSGIGQALAKRFYDAGYSLALVARRTAEIERWATAQRLDAQRFKVYSADVAEPDSIVAAGRACLSAQGVPDVVVANAGISIGMDTGIRGDIDVMQRTFATNNIGLAATFHPFIAAMEQRGSGRLVGIGSVAGIRGLPGHGAYCASKAAVIAYCESLRGELRASGVKVVTICPGYIDTPLTRQNRYSMPFLMTADDFAARAFDAITQGVRYKVIPWQMGWVAKLLRALPDALFDKALAGRPRKRRIDEA
- a CDS encoding RNA recognition motif domain-containing protein, with the translated sequence MGNKLYVGNLPYSFRDEDLQQAFSQHGSVSSAKVMMERDTGRSKGFGFVEMGSDAEAQTAISAMNGQQFGGRGLVVNEARPMEPRPPRSGGFGGGAGGGGYGGGGRSGGGGFGGGGRSGGGGYGGGGDRSGGGGYGGGRSSY
- a CDS encoding zf-HC2 domain-containing protein translates to MKLLRRTCKEATALMVAREDRALPVVDRVALYFHLAACKACPRFEKQMLTLRNSMRQWRHYSENDADSAG
- a CDS encoding sigma-70 family RNA polymerase sigma factor, producing the protein MTRYEDQVAEHRDYLYKFARLQLRNEAWAEDAVSETLLAALAKPQAFDNRSQLKTWLVGILKHKVVDALRHHGREVTGLGSSEDEDTDPLELLNFKADGHFVETPADWGNPEQQTSSRQFFEILEACTEKLPAAQGRLFLMREWLELSSEEICKELNLTPTNLYVQLHRARLRLRECLEVNWFQKAGAL
- a CDS encoding BufA1 family periplasmic bufferin-type metallophore, whose protein sequence is MNQRALLAATAATLMSLTLASAPVAAQEKEKCFGIAKAGQNDCANASGTHSCAGQSKVDMDKGEWKYVAKGTCEKMKGSLMAPKM